The following proteins are co-located in the uncultured Tolumonas sp. genome:
- a CDS encoding capsule assembly Wzi family protein, whose translation MLKINTKYKGNSLCGSGKPGAVAWVMKNRILAQCLNVKAMCQLIILLNLVISFHSVSSPWVEADDPYFRSDLQVMADSGLLLMPTNSYPVRWSLFSDQFSNIDIQHMSKTEELAYRSVQYRLDSEKLGRGRSHLTLGGATDTQAGNNGFGGYLRTKAGINASHEVMVEQFAFRVASGYRQAKSDEDNWNFDHSYFAVASHDISLSIGWLDRWWGPGWQHTSGLAQQSSPIPAFSLSYQQPQIPILGSLWFETLIAKQDNEAKDDYLSASRLSLRPVAFLQLGGTYKSWFGGNSGSVLSSEWMDAITTDNDNGLYSFDGRLSALLPLNGSGGLYAEQGKTRGDTLKYQIIGADAQWLVGKQSMRLVVENATQQVATSSYYGQVLQHQRSSILSMPADQELSVGSYWQLSTDQQLSLFVHKTELDNREIKRISTQIKQPAFAGLITLNMSFIDHEISGQDRNIFGINYEYRFN comes from the coding sequence TTGCTGAAAATAAATACAAAATATAAAGGAAATTCGCTGTGTGGTAGCGGTAAGCCAGGGGCGGTAGCGTGGGTTATGAAAAATAGAATTCTTGCTCAGTGTTTGAATGTGAAAGCTATGTGTCAGTTAATTATTCTACTGAATCTCGTTATCAGTTTTCATTCGGTGAGTTCACCTTGGGTTGAAGCAGATGATCCATATTTCAGATCAGATCTCCAAGTTATGGCAGATAGTGGTCTATTGCTAATGCCAACAAACTCATACCCTGTGCGTTGGTCATTGTTTTCAGATCAATTCAGTAATATCGATATTCAACATATGTCGAAAACTGAAGAACTGGCTTATCGCAGTGTGCAATATCGATTAGACAGTGAAAAATTAGGGCGTGGTCGAAGTCATCTAACTTTGGGCGGAGCAACAGACACACAAGCCGGTAACAATGGTTTTGGGGGCTATCTGCGCACAAAAGCAGGAATCAATGCCAGCCATGAAGTGATGGTAGAACAGTTTGCGTTTCGTGTGGCATCTGGATATCGACAAGCAAAAAGCGATGAAGACAATTGGAATTTTGATCACAGTTATTTTGCTGTAGCGAGTCATGACATAAGTTTGAGTATCGGGTGGCTTGATCGTTGGTGGGGGCCTGGGTGGCAACATACCAGCGGTTTAGCACAGCAGTCATCACCAATTCCCGCTTTTTCATTAAGCTACCAACAACCACAGATACCAATATTGGGCTCCTTGTGGTTTGAAACACTTATAGCAAAACAAGATAATGAAGCAAAAGATGATTATTTATCTGCATCGCGCTTATCTCTTCGTCCTGTGGCTTTTTTGCAATTAGGTGGGACGTATAAATCTTGGTTTGGTGGCAACAGTGGCAGTGTGTTATCCAGCGAGTGGATGGATGCAATAACCACAGACAATGACAATGGGCTTTATTCATTTGATGGGAGACTTTCTGCCCTTCTACCATTGAATGGTTCTGGTGGGCTCTATGCGGAACAAGGTAAAACGCGTGGAGATACGCTGAAATACCAAATTATCGGTGCCGATGCTCAATGGTTAGTGGGCAAGCAGTCAATGCGCTTGGTTGTAGAAAATGCTACGCAACAAGTGGCAACTAGCAGTTATTATGGGCAAGTGTTACAACATCAGCGCTCTTCTATTCTCAGTATGCCAGCAGATCAAGAGTTAAGTGTTGGTAGTTACTGGCAACTATCGACCGATCAACAGTTATCATTATTTGTTCATAAGACAGAATTAGATAATAGAGAAATAAAACGCATTTCCACGCAAATTAAACAACCAGCTTTTGCAGGGCTGATAACGCTGAATATGTCGTTCATAGATCATGAAATATCTGGTCAAGATCGTAATATTTTTGGCATCAACTACGAATATCGTTTCAACTAA
- a CDS encoding SLBB domain-containing protein, with protein sequence MKIRSLSMSFLLASIMSVHSYAANISPEMMAKFKQLPAAQQQALAAQYGVDLDSLNSGSTATSTTSTTSEVAPTTIQPRQVIKKAGNGLKPFGYNLFAGQPTSLFPTDDLPVPDDYVVGPGDEINIQLFGKENSTFTLRVSRNGSIDFPKLGPISVAGLSFQEVKSELNTRIGKQYIGVESSVTFGAMRTMQIFIMGDAYKPGAYNVNALTSVTQALLVAGGVDTIGSLRNIQVKRNNQVIEHIDLYDMLLSGDTSKDIRLSAGDTIFVPPKGREVSVQGLVKRPAIYEMNSPSTTLKQALSLAGGVKSGALNDVSISRKTETGTRLFNLNLASARDAKFIIKDGDNVSVIAANTENQNIVSLKGAVVHEGVFSYKPGLRISNIIKDKDRDLKLLADLEYSLLVREINSKHDIEVYQFSLSNVLNKVASPDDYILQPRDEIIIFNADARSILSKGKNTLTARNADSQLASEQKAVRAEDNKLLDKQTGAVITGEEVQNRDQLTLENVADDTATDRVVDNSRAALLGPIIERLKAQSSLAQPVQLTEIRGEIKYPGLYPITKGMTLANLIKAAGGFEEPAYQIELSRVDQSSGNINLAHERIDLSVAKSAASPQILSKDSVNVLPHPDWREEATVEIFGEVKFPGIYTVKRGESLRELINRVGGVTQYANPKGTVFAREELRKIENERLAFLRSQLRQEISTLALRRQNANAAYTVPPTEAMALVNQLDNTNAVGRLSINMPQILAGDKQADILLENGDKIYIPSLQNIISIAGQVQYPSSQAFDATFSINDYIERAGGDKKQADTNRIYVIKADGSVMLPSSNYWFSRKSRNLEPGDTIVVPLDTDYIDSLSTLSTATTMMYQLGVAWKAISN encoded by the coding sequence ATGAAAATCAGATCCTTATCTATGTCGTTTTTACTGGCAAGTATCATGTCAGTTCATAGTTATGCCGCAAACATTTCACCGGAAATGATGGCAAAATTTAAGCAGCTTCCTGCTGCACAACAGCAGGCGCTGGCTGCGCAATATGGAGTAGATCTCGATTCTTTGAATTCGGGTAGCACAGCAACATCAACAACATCAACAACCTCTGAAGTTGCGCCTACAACCATTCAACCGCGTCAGGTTATTAAAAAAGCAGGGAATGGATTAAAGCCTTTTGGCTATAACCTTTTTGCTGGTCAGCCTACATCGCTGTTTCCAACAGATGATTTACCAGTTCCTGATGATTATGTTGTTGGCCCCGGCGATGAAATTAATATTCAATTATTCGGAAAAGAAAACTCAACCTTCACACTCAGAGTAAGTCGTAATGGTAGCATCGATTTTCCTAAGCTAGGGCCGATCTCAGTTGCAGGCCTGTCATTCCAAGAGGTCAAATCAGAATTAAATACGCGTATAGGCAAACAATATATCGGTGTTGAATCATCTGTAACATTTGGTGCTATGCGAACCATGCAAATATTCATCATGGGTGATGCATACAAGCCTGGAGCATATAATGTTAATGCATTGACCTCTGTCACACAGGCCTTGCTTGTAGCCGGAGGAGTCGACACCATTGGTTCATTACGTAATATCCAAGTGAAACGTAATAATCAAGTTATTGAACACATTGACTTATACGACATGTTGCTTTCTGGCGATACAAGCAAAGATATTCGCTTGTCGGCAGGCGATACTATTTTTGTGCCACCTAAAGGCCGAGAAGTTTCTGTTCAGGGGTTGGTGAAACGACCTGCTATTTATGAAATGAATTCGCCAAGCACAACATTGAAGCAAGCGCTCTCATTAGCCGGAGGAGTAAAATCAGGGGCATTGAACGATGTTTCAATTTCTCGAAAAACGGAAACAGGCACACGCCTTTTCAATCTAAATTTAGCATCAGCCCGTGATGCTAAATTCATCATTAAAGATGGTGATAATGTTTCGGTAATAGCAGCAAATACAGAAAACCAAAATATAGTCTCACTTAAAGGCGCCGTAGTTCATGAAGGTGTTTTCAGTTATAAACCAGGCTTACGAATCAGTAATATTATTAAAGATAAAGATCGTGATTTGAAATTGCTCGCTGATTTAGAGTATTCATTATTAGTCAGAGAGATAAATAGTAAGCATGATATTGAGGTTTATCAGTTTAGCCTTAGTAATGTGTTGAATAAGGTTGCTAGCCCTGATGATTATATTCTGCAACCGCGAGATGAAATTATTATTTTTAATGCTGATGCAAGAAGCATTTTAAGTAAAGGTAAAAACACGCTGACAGCCCGTAATGCAGATAGTCAGTTAGCTTCTGAACAAAAAGCAGTTCGTGCTGAAGATAATAAATTACTTGATAAACAAACCGGTGCTGTAATTACAGGTGAAGAGGTGCAAAACCGAGATCAATTAACATTAGAAAATGTAGCCGATGATACAGCAACTGATCGAGTTGTTGATAACTCACGAGCCGCATTGCTTGGGCCTATTATTGAACGCTTAAAAGCACAATCGAGTCTTGCTCAGCCAGTTCAATTAACTGAAATTCGTGGTGAAATAAAATATCCTGGGCTTTATCCGATTACAAAAGGAATGACATTAGCCAATTTAATAAAAGCTGCTGGTGGATTTGAAGAGCCAGCTTATCAAATTGAATTATCTCGAGTTGATCAATCATCAGGTAATATCAATCTAGCCCATGAACGTATCGACCTTTCTGTTGCTAAATCAGCAGCATCACCACAAATTTTATCGAAAGACAGTGTGAACGTGTTGCCTCACCCTGATTGGCGCGAAGAAGCCACTGTTGAAATTTTTGGTGAAGTGAAGTTTCCCGGAATATACACAGTCAAACGTGGTGAAAGCTTACGCGAACTGATCAATCGTGTTGGGGGTGTAACGCAATATGCAAACCCCAAAGGAACGGTTTTTGCGCGAGAAGAACTTAGAAAAATAGAAAATGAGCGATTAGCCTTTTTACGAAGCCAATTACGTCAAGAAATTTCAACATTGGCTTTACGCCGACAGAACGCAAATGCAGCATATACTGTTCCCCCTACAGAAGCGATGGCACTGGTTAATCAACTTGACAATACGAACGCAGTGGGTCGTTTATCCATTAATATGCCTCAAATATTAGCTGGTGATAAACAAGCGGATATATTGTTGGAGAACGGCGATAAGATTTATATTCCATCACTACAAAATATCATATCTATTGCTGGCCAGGTGCAATACCCTTCTTCTCAAGCATTTGATGCAACATTCAGTATTAATGACTATATAGAACGTGCGGGTGGTGACAAAAAGCAAGCTGATACAAATCGAATTTATGTCATAAAAGCTGATGGTTCTGTTATGTTGCCGTCAAGTAACTATTGGTTTAGTCGTAAGTCACGAAATTTAGAGCCGGGTGATACCATAGTGGTACCTTTAGATACAGATTATATTGATAGCTTGAGTACCTTGAGTACAGCAACAACGATGATGTATCAGTTAGGTGTAGCTTGGAAAGCAATAAGTAATTAA
- a CDS encoding Wzz/FepE/Etk N-terminal domain-containing protein, which translates to MEKRRSLLSAPSHLEYGHLPTFQDDGIDLLELLSAIWQRKMHILLATTLGSVIALAIAFWLPNVYTSTVMLAPSSDQQGGGLSALASQFGGLASLAGVSLGSTAIDTTAIAIQIGQSRQFAVRFVRDHHLEVPLMAATRMNKKTGKLEIDSDIYNTAEKKWVRKVSEGESVEPTDWELFKVISKIITIEQDKKTGFITVTVDFLSPTIAKQWADWFVDDLNAYMKVRDQIDAKRNINYLKLQLEKTSVTDMQTIFYQLIEEQTKTLMLSEANPEYVFKTLDPAVIAEEKTKPKRALIAVLGTVLGGMLGVLTALIRHAICRRRIAGT; encoded by the coding sequence ATGGAAAAACGGCGTTCACTACTTTCTGCTCCTTCCCACCTTGAATACGGGCATCTGCCAACGTTTCAAGATGATGGAATTGATCTGTTAGAATTATTGTCTGCTATCTGGCAACGGAAGATGCATATTCTATTAGCAACAACATTGGGTTCGGTTATTGCGCTGGCGATTGCTTTCTGGCTCCCCAATGTTTATACATCGACAGTTATGCTAGCACCATCTAGCGATCAACAGGGGGGCGGATTGTCTGCGTTAGCCAGTCAGTTTGGTGGATTAGCATCCTTAGCTGGAGTGAGTTTAGGATCAACAGCTATAGATACAACTGCAATTGCTATCCAGATTGGTCAATCTCGACAATTTGCTGTGCGTTTTGTCCGTGATCATCACTTGGAAGTTCCTTTAATGGCAGCAACAAGGATGAATAAAAAAACAGGCAAATTGGAGATTGACTCAGATATTTATAATACAGCAGAGAAAAAATGGGTTCGTAAAGTTTCAGAAGGGGAATCGGTTGAACCAACAGATTGGGAACTATTTAAAGTAATTTCAAAAATTATTACCATAGAGCAAGATAAGAAAACAGGATTTATTACTGTAACGGTAGATTTTTTGTCGCCAACGATTGCAAAACAGTGGGCTGATTGGTTTGTTGATGATCTAAACGCTTACATGAAAGTCCGCGATCAGATCGATGCAAAAAGAAATATTAATTATTTAAAGTTACAACTGGAAAAAACATCAGTTACAGATATGCAAACAATATTTTACCAGCTCATAGAGGAGCAAACGAAAACGTTGATGCTTTCTGAGGCTAATCCAGAGTATGTGTTTAAAACGCTTGATCCTGCTGTAATAGCAGAAGAAAAAACAAAACCTAAACGAGCACTCATTGCTGTGTTAGGTACAGTTTTAGGTGGCATGTTAGGTGTGTTAACTGCCTTGATTCGGCATGCGATCTGTCGCCGGCGTATTGCCGGTACATAA
- a CDS encoding YjbF family lipoprotein, with protein sequence MINKWHLISLFIATSVTGCADYTKTVGDTVKLAVIGQPDVEIPAQKIAQIPYATAYLKMGKAPRAFVVLAFAENGNMKWVSADKHMLVTRAGRVIKTVGFGEDICYQDNLEHDPLASGLLNITTPVKWQHRVEWSRVYRSGYELLSEFQAKGIEIVTILDKPRSLQRFDEKVSIPALDISYTNQFWLDPLSGKVVQSYQYMGPNLAVVQFTVLKPYAE encoded by the coding sequence ATGATTAATAAGTGGCATCTGATTAGTTTGTTTATTGCAACATCTGTAACTGGATGTGCTGATTACACTAAAACAGTTGGTGATACAGTTAAATTGGCTGTTATAGGTCAACCTGATGTTGAGATTCCAGCTCAGAAAATAGCTCAAATACCTTATGCAACAGCATACTTGAAAATGGGGAAAGCTCCCCGAGCATTTGTTGTACTAGCTTTCGCAGAGAACGGAAACATGAAATGGGTCTCTGCTGATAAACATATGCTCGTAACTCGTGCCGGTCGCGTAATCAAAACGGTAGGTTTTGGCGAAGACATCTGTTACCAAGATAATCTTGAACATGATCCGCTTGCATCTGGTCTCTTAAATATAACCACCCCGGTGAAATGGCAGCATAGGGTTGAATGGTCGCGGGTATATCGCAGCGGATACGAACTACTCTCTGAATTTCAGGCAAAAGGTATTGAGATAGTTACTATTCTGGATAAACCTCGATCATTACAACGCTTTGATGAGAAAGTTAGTATTCCAGCCCTAGATATTAGTTATACCAACCAATTTTGGCTTGATCCATTAAGTGGTAAGGTAGTACAGAGTTATCAGTATATGGGGCCCAATCTCGCAGTAGTTCAGTTTACTGTGTTAAAACCCTATGCTGAATAA
- a CDS encoding capsule biosynthesis GfcC family protein, producing the protein MLYLIRIIVLIIFTGTFVQSAELKMFYQHIAISSIQLADGARLDQFYSRLHLTQDIDWNTSLITSPTAQKYFELRSLILKKKLEQLEYYWLQQGETGLTQSVRQLKNELFKISVAGRIKAELDPDIIRLQVEFNRPLIGHYSLYTAPHHEFLYLQGLINAKSIITLQSGWSIEQYVNNTTRLVGADESMGYLIEGNGQWKQVPLAYWNKKHIEPAPGATLFIGFEPTLLPDEMSDVNTLIADYIANRIPQ; encoded by the coding sequence ATGTTATATCTAATCCGGATTATTGTATTGATTATTTTCACGGGAACATTTGTTCAATCGGCTGAACTAAAAATGTTCTATCAGCATATAGCTATTTCGTCAATTCAATTGGCCGATGGTGCGAGATTAGATCAATTTTATTCCAGACTTCACTTAACCCAAGATATTGATTGGAATACTTCATTAATTACTAGCCCAACGGCACAAAAATATTTTGAATTGCGATCTCTTATTTTGAAAAAAAAATTAGAGCAACTGGAATATTATTGGCTGCAACAGGGGGAGACTGGTTTGACCCAATCAGTACGTCAGCTAAAAAATGAGCTTTTTAAAATATCGGTTGCTGGTAGAATTAAAGCAGAACTCGACCCAGATATAATCCGATTACAAGTAGAATTTAATCGCCCGCTGATTGGTCATTATTCCCTTTATACCGCGCCACATCATGAATTTCTTTATCTACAGGGCCTAATAAATGCTAAATCAATCATCACATTGCAATCTGGTTGGTCAATCGAGCAATATGTGAATAACACCACTCGTTTGGTTGGTGCTGATGAAAGTATGGGTTATCTAATAGAAGGGAATGGCCAGTGGAAGCAAGTGCCATTGGCTTATTGGAATAAAAAGCATATTGAACCAGCGCCAGGAGCCACATTATTCATTGGTTTTGAGCCAACATTATTACCTGATGAGATGTCAGATGTGAATACGTTAATTGCAGATTACATTGCTAACAGGATCCCACAATAA
- a CDS encoding YjbH domain-containing protein encodes MAAELANVNTSYDLPGVSQTDFGGVGLLQMSTARMARSGEFSASYRDNAEYRRYAVSLQFIDWLETTLRYTDVRTRLYSPYTNFSGDQTYKDKGFDLKARLWKETFWLPESSVGLRDIAGTGLFDSEFFAASKRAGPLDFTLGVGWGNMAESGNIKNPACSISSGFCQRAANKSTGQFEIGNFFHGPAALFGGIEYQTPWNPLRLKLEYDGNDYSNETAGVIKQNTPFNVGFVYRATDLFDTTLSYQRGNTLMWGFTLRTNFNDLKPYHIDAQRQAYALKSVPDINEVNWSKVANELDDNAGYKNANIYADNKQVTVVAEQTKYNDTKEANLRASTILANHLPPTIEEYKIVNTKQNIPASVIKTNADTFKQQQTGFPLGLDQDDSITYKPMSIPTEPDYGNLVLQNKPERWTFSAEPTLTQSIGGAESFYMYQIGAKGSADLTITDHWSIGGTANLNILNNYDRFNYKNPPIDGAALPRVRTWIREYVTSSNVLLSDLQLTDIEYPAKDLYLQTYAGYLELMYAGIGSEILLRPYNQSWAIGVDGNYVRQRDWNDTLQLADYDVFTGHVTTYWDLPFIKGGMAKISVGQYLAGDKGVTFDLSRQFDSGIVAGAFVTKTNVSASDYGEGSFTKGLYISIPLDLMLVHPSTRHATISWVPLTRDGGQKLGTRYSLYNLMKNK; translated from the coding sequence ATGGCAGCTGAACTTGCCAACGTTAATACCAGCTATGATCTTCCTGGTGTGTCTCAAACCGATTTTGGTGGCGTGGGTTTGCTTCAAATGTCGACAGCCAGAATGGCTCGCAGCGGCGAATTTAGTGCTAGTTATCGGGATAATGCAGAATATCGCCGCTATGCTGTTTCATTGCAATTCATTGACTGGTTGGAAACAACGCTTCGCTATACTGACGTGCGCACAAGGCTTTACAGCCCATATACAAATTTCAGTGGAGATCAAACCTATAAAGATAAGGGATTTGACCTTAAGGCGCGGTTATGGAAAGAAACTTTTTGGCTACCTGAATCATCAGTTGGTTTACGTGATATCGCAGGCACTGGATTATTTGATAGTGAATTTTTCGCTGCAAGTAAACGAGCCGGACCACTTGATTTCACTTTAGGTGTTGGATGGGGGAATATGGCGGAAAGCGGTAATATTAAAAATCCTGCTTGTTCTATTTCTAGTGGTTTTTGCCAACGAGCAGCAAATAAATCAACGGGTCAATTTGAAATAGGCAATTTTTTTCATGGCCCGGCAGCTTTATTTGGTGGCATAGAATACCAAACACCATGGAATCCTTTGCGGCTGAAGCTTGAATATGATGGGAACGATTACAGCAATGAAACAGCTGGCGTTATAAAACAAAACACGCCATTTAATGTGGGTTTTGTTTATCGAGCAACAGATCTTTTTGATACAACATTAAGCTACCAACGAGGGAATACCCTGATGTGGGGCTTCACATTGCGCACCAATTTTAACGATCTGAAACCATATCATATTGATGCCCAGCGACAGGCATACGCACTAAAATCAGTACCGGATATCAACGAAGTAAATTGGTCAAAAGTTGCTAATGAACTAGATGACAATGCAGGTTACAAAAATGCAAATATTTATGCTGATAATAAACAGGTAACAGTTGTTGCAGAGCAAACTAAATATAACGATACAAAAGAAGCAAATCTGAGAGCGTCGACGATCTTGGCTAATCATTTACCTCCCACAATAGAAGAGTATAAGATTGTCAATACAAAGCAGAATATACCTGCTTCGGTGATAAAAACAAATGCGGATACATTCAAACAACAACAGACGGGTTTTCCATTGGGGCTTGATCAAGATGATTCTATTACGTATAAGCCTATGTCAATACCTACTGAGCCTGATTATGGCAATTTAGTCTTACAAAACAAACCCGAACGCTGGACATTTTCTGCTGAACCCACTCTGACACAATCGATCGGTGGTGCAGAATCATTTTACATGTATCAGATTGGCGCTAAAGGTAGTGCAGATTTAACTATTACCGATCATTGGTCAATTGGTGGAACCGCAAATCTTAATATTCTTAATAACTATGACAGATTTAATTATAAAAATCCGCCAATCGATGGTGCTGCATTGCCACGAGTGCGTACATGGATCAGAGAGTATGTCACATCGTCAAATGTATTGTTGTCTGATTTGCAATTGACGGATATTGAATATCCAGCAAAAGATTTATATCTTCAAACATATGCTGGTTATTTAGAGTTAATGTATGCCGGTATCGGCTCTGAAATCTTACTCCGTCCGTATAATCAATCATGGGCAATAGGAGTGGATGGTAATTATGTTAGACAAAGAGACTGGAATGATACCCTCCAACTAGCGGATTATGACGTCTTTACTGGCCATGTGACAACATATTGGGATTTGCCCTTTATTAAAGGAGGAATGGCTAAGATTAGTGTTGGTCAATATTTGGCTGGTGATAAAGGTGTAACATTTGATCTGTCCCGTCAGTTTGATAGTGGTATTGTTGCGGGGGCATTTGTTACTAAAACAAATGTAAGTGCAAGTGACTACGGTGAGGGTAGCTTTACCAAAGGACTATATATATCAATACCATTGGATTTGATGTTAGTTCATCCATCAACTAGACATGCGACAATCAGCTGGGTTCCGTTAACTAGAGACGGGGGACAGAAATTGGGGACACGTTATAGTTTATATAACTTAATGAAAAATAAATGA
- a CDS encoding undecaprenyl-phosphate glucose phosphotransferase yields the protein MEFRKQSVLLGNASLVAAIQRIADVCLIVTSLSVVCFFEQRKWLLSHWVMVLVAIVIFQLVAEATDFYRSWRGVPVAKEIKNAIILITCTLCCSLLILLLFVEFSRPDIVFIAKWYISLCISISVFRFCLRNAVGYLRGKGYNKKNAAIVGKTSVGTYLGEQLILSPWLGISVVGYYDDNETGFVEIDNEKIPVLGELEQLVNDAKGGKIDRIYITLPMCHEKRIRELITELSDTTCSVLFVPDIFTFNLLHSRSFEINGIPLISIFDTPMVGSNVFIKRIEDIILSSIILLLISPILCMIALAVKFTSSGPIIFKQNRYGIDGREINVWKFRSMNVMENGGSVSQAKKGDKRFTPIGAFLRQTSLDELPQFINVLKGDMSIVGPRPHAVAHNEQYRKIIKGYMLRHKVKPGITGLAQVNGWRGETDTLEKMEKRIEYDLEYIRTWSLWLDFKIVFFTIFKGFINKNAY from the coding sequence ATGGAATTCAGAAAGCAAAGTGTATTACTTGGTAATGCATCTCTCGTAGCAGCCATACAACGAATTGCAGACGTTTGTTTAATTGTTACATCATTGAGTGTTGTATGCTTTTTTGAACAAAGAAAATGGCTACTGAGTCATTGGGTTATGGTTTTAGTTGCGATTGTTATATTTCAGCTAGTTGCTGAAGCAACAGATTTTTATCGTTCGTGGCGTGGAGTGCCTGTAGCGAAAGAAATTAAAAATGCGATAATCTTGATTACATGCACTTTATGTTGTTCATTATTAATATTATTGTTATTTGTTGAATTTTCTAGGCCTGATATTGTCTTTATAGCAAAATGGTATATTAGTCTATGTATATCAATTTCAGTATTTAGGTTCTGTTTGCGTAATGCAGTTGGTTATTTAAGAGGAAAAGGTTATAACAAAAAAAATGCAGCTATTGTGGGTAAAACATCAGTAGGAACTTATTTGGGAGAACAACTAATATTATCACCATGGTTAGGTATTTCGGTTGTTGGATATTATGATGATAATGAAACGGGATTTGTTGAAATAGATAATGAGAAAATTCCTGTTTTAGGCGAATTAGAGCAATTAGTAAATGATGCCAAAGGTGGGAAAATAGATAGAATTTATATTACGCTACCGATGTGCCATGAAAAAAGAATTAGAGAATTAATAACAGAACTTTCAGACACAACATGTTCTGTTCTTTTTGTGCCTGATATATTTACATTCAATTTATTACATTCGAGATCATTTGAAATTAATGGTATTCCTCTTATTTCAATTTTTGATACACCGATGGTTGGTTCTAATGTTTTTATTAAAAGAATAGAAGATATTATATTGTCATCAATAATTTTATTATTGATATCGCCTATTTTATGTATGATTGCTTTAGCTGTTAAATTTACATCATCGGGTCCAATTATTTTCAAACAAAATCGGTATGGAATTGATGGCCGTGAAATTAATGTTTGGAAATTCAGATCAATGAATGTTATGGAGAATGGCGGTTCGGTTTCACAAGCGAAGAAAGGCGATAAGCGTTTTACTCCTATTGGTGCATTTTTAAGACAAACATCTCTTGATGAGTTGCCGCAATTCATTAATGTATTAAAAGGTGATATGTCAATTGTTGGGCCTAGACCTCATGCTGTTGCACATAATGAACAATACAGAAAAATAATAAAAGGATATATGTTGCGTCATAAAGTTAAGCCGGGCATTACTGGACTGGCACAAGTTAATGGTTGGCGCGGTGAAACTGATACATTAGAAAAGATGGAAAAAAGAATTGAATATGATTTAGAGTATATAAGAACATGGAGTCTATGGCTTGATTTTAAAATTGTATTTTTTACGATATTTAAAGGCTTTATTAACAAAAACGCATACTAA